From a single Kryptolebias marmoratus isolate JLee-2015 linkage group LG6, ASM164957v2, whole genome shotgun sequence genomic region:
- the LOC108240808 gene encoding ermin — protein sequence MEANPKDPNFRVEGEAARASQLPEINNGDPLNASERTDELETRDVWSVEMGDDSVFYSDEEQAHQDRDAIMLCGFSADQRKHLVSSVADYETDQQKENEPREAIIINRENSEREREIIWTEEANINLQTKTPYVSNPGKSVAEPDVSPGKFGRTCEEFLPAALNMQTQYVLNESTAKVKQQVIEEGVMEEATRSHLDLYDIESTMMEENTDVPEGLSVAELQKSDKQFEKDLEAECELQVNAELPQNPNPDPPTSAESEKSACSAFNHLSASKYSTVSYRRIQRGNTRQKIEDFEIMLKNQ from the exons ATGGAGGCAAATCCAAAGGATCCCAACTTCAGAGTAGAAGGAGAAGCTGCTCGAGCATCTCAGCTGCCGGAGATCAACAACGGGGACCCCCTCAACGCTTCTGAGAGGACGGACGAGCTCGAGACGAGAGACGTGTGGTCGGTGGAGATGGGAGACGACTCCGTGTTCTACAGTGACGAAGAACAAGCTCATCAGGACAGAGACGCCATCATGTTGTGTGGTTTTAGTGCCGACCAGCGCAAACATCTCGTCAGCAGTGTGGCAGATTATGAGACTGACCAACAGAAGGAGAACGAGCCAAGAGAAGCAATCATTATTAACAGAGAGAATTCAGAGCGGGAGAGGGAAATCATTTGGACTGAAGAAGCAAACATAAATCTCCAGACTAAAACACCTTATGTGTCCAACCCTGGAAAATCAGTGGCAGAGCCTGACGTGAGTCCTGGAAAGTTTGGGAGAACTTGTGAAGAGTTTCTACCAGCAGCTCTAAATATGCAAACACAATATGTGCTAAACGAATCGACAGCTAAAG TGAAACAGCAAGTTATAGAAGAAGGCGTGATGGAAGAAGCCACAAGATCACACCTAGATTTATATGATATCGAAAGTACAATGATGGAAGAGAATACAGACGTCCCAGAAGGGCTTTCTGTTGCTGAACTCCAGAAATCAGACAAGCAGTTTGAGAAAGACCTGGAGGCCGAGTGCGAGCTTCAAGTAAATGCAGAGCTTCCTCAAAACCCAAACCCGGATCCCCCAACCTCAGCCGAGTCAGAGAAATCTGCCTGCAGCGCCTTCAACCACCTCTCCGCTTCCAAATACAGCACAGTGTCGTACCGCAGGATCCAGAGGGGCAACACCCGGCAGAAGATAGAAGACTTTGAGATCATGTTAAAGAATCAGTGA
- the LOC108240743 gene encoding cytohesin-interacting protein, which yields MQATMNCNGIQRQSSQDSYILDNSLKKKASLWYRRSLRGSNDRHRQNAGSVPGVCKPKLTHTTSLVDYMDPQRITIVLEKQDNEPFGFEIHTYGVQLKTSPTVEMCTYVCKVKEGSVAESAGLTAGDVIVSVNGVSTERLSHKNVLDLIKESSNNLKIETVCVNVVKQIELEKRLHQLQQSFREKLMELQELTLQEKRLTRGNLNDSSLNLLTESLAALSSPIGCRGRRFSSDSSCRSGMTDDSDQASVFGELGSPSPFSAASTTDEGCFFSGDFPSQDTASKRGSFNSSLLHQALSRSSSSSLAGSSTSLSPSWEETRISSLFGTLPRKSRKASVRKQIFKLIPALQRSVEEEDMGTPTE from the exons ATGCAGGCCACCATGAATTGCAATGGAATCCAGCGCCAGAGCAGCCAGGACAGTTACATTCTGGACAACAGTCTGAAGAAGAAAGCTTCTCTGTGGTACCGGCGCTCACTGAGGGGGAGCAATGATCGACACCGACAAAACGCTGGCTCTGTGCCCGGAGTCTGCAAG cccAAACTAACCCACACCACGTCACTGGTTGATTACATGGACCCGCAAAG gATCacaattgttttggaaaaacaggACAATGAACCGTTTGGTTTTGAAATTCAC ACGTACGGCGTGCAGCTGAAAACCAGCCCTACAGTGGAGATGTGCACCTATGTGTGCAAGGTGAAGGAGGGCAGTGTAGCTGAGAGTGCTGGGCTGACCGCAG GTGATGTTATTGTCTCTGTGAATGGGGTCAGCACTGAAAGACTGTCCCACAAGAACGTACTGGATCTGATAAAAGAGTCGAGCAACAATCTAAA GAtagagactgtgtgtgtgaatgtagtGAAACAGATAGAACTGGAGAAGAGGCTGCACCAGCTTCAG CAATCATTTCGTGAGAAACTGATGGAGCTTCAAGAGCTAACGTTACAGGAAAAGCGTTTAACTCGAG gtaATTTAAACGACAGCAGTCTCAACCTGTTGACAGAGTCTTTAGCTGCTCTGAGTTCCCCCATCGGCTGTCGTGGCCGACGCTTCTCCAGcgacagcagctgcaggagtggGATGACCGACGACAGCGACCAGGCCAGCGTGTTCGGGGAACTGGGCTCGCCCAGTCCCTTCAGTGCGGCCAGCACCACAGACGAAGGCTGCTTCTTCTCCGGGGACTTCCCCTCGCAGGACACCGCGTCCAAGAGGGGCTCATTCAACTCCAGCCTGCTCCACCAAGCCCTCAGccgctccagcagctccagttTGGCCGGCAGCAGCACCTCTCTGTCTCCATCCTGGGAGGAGACGAGGATCTCGTCCTTGTTCGGAACTCTGCCGAGGAAAAGCAGGAAAGCCAGCGTGCGCAAGCAAATCTTTAAGTTAATTCCTGCACTGCAGCGATCAGTGGAAGAGGAGGACATGGGAACACCCACTGAGTGA
- the LOC108240717 gene encoding activin receptor type-1C, whose protein sequence is MTDPRKQSLRVVLVLLCVSQLTTGLKCACPLCANHTCETAADGACWNSVMLIDGKEETVKSCLSPSEMKGQVFCYSSRNVSKRNCCFTDFCNNETLHLHSERPLEEPGWSRLQLTVVILVPSCLLCVGILLGVCLVQGHRCAYSRAHKQDPEEPLDDQMLMSPDKCLNDLIYDMSTSGSGSGLPLLVQRTIARTIVLQETIGKGRFGEVWRGKWRGEDVAVKIFSSRDERSWFREAEIYQTIMLRHENILGFIAADNKDNGSWTQLWLVSEYHEHGSLYDYLNRYTVSVEGMVVLALSIASGLAHLHMEIIGTQGKPAIAHRDLKSKNVLVKKNGTAVIADLGLAVKHDSSTNTIDIPSNHRVGTKRYMAPEILDESMNMNNFETFKRADIYSLGLVFWELARRCSVRGLHEDFQLPYYDMVPSDPSIEDMKKVVCDQRFRPNVPNQWQSCEALRVMGKLMRECWYANSAARLTALRVKKTVSQLSVTKDIKD, encoded by the exons ATGACTGATCCCAGGAAGCAGAGCCTTCGGGTGGTGCTGGTCCTTCTGTGCGTCTCCCAGCTGACCACAG gtttgaagtgtgcGTGCCCGCTGTGCGCCAACCACACCTGTGAGACGGCCGCGGACGGGGCCTGCTGGAACTCTGTGATGCTGATTGACGGGAAGGAGGAGACGGTCAAGTCCTGCCTTTCACCCTCAGAGATGAAGGGCCAGGTTTTCTGCTACAGCTCCAGGAACGTCTCCAAGAGAAACTGCTGCTTCACCGACTTCTGCAACAACGAGACTCTGCATCTGCACTCAG AGAGACCCTTGGAAGAACCAGGCTGGAGCAGGCTGCAGCTCACTGTCGTGATCCTGGTGCCCTCCTGCCTGCTGTGTGTAGGGATCCTGCTGGGGGTGTGCCTCGTGCAGGGACACCGCTGTGCCTACAGCCGAGCCCACAAGCAAGACCCAGAGGAGCCTCTGGACGATCAGATGCTGATGTCTCCTGACAAATGTCTCAATGATCTGATCTATGACATGAGCACCTCCGGCTCTGGATCAG GGCTTCCTCTGCTGGTCCAGAGAACCATAGCTCGAACCATCGTCCTGCAGGAGACCATCGGAAAAGGCCGCTTTGGTGAGGTGTGGCGCGGCAAGTGGCGAGGAGAGGACGTGGCCGTGAAGATCTTTTCCTCCCGGGACGAGCGGTCGTGGTTCCGTGAAGCAGAGATTTATCAGACCATCATGCTCCGGCATGAGAACATCCTGGGATTCATTGCTGCTGATAACAAAG ATAATGGGTCCTGGACTCAGCTCTGGTTGGTGTCAGAGTACCATGAACACGGCTCCCTGTATGACTACCTGAACAGATACACGGTTTCAGTGGAGGGCATGGTTGTTTTGGCTTTGTCCATAGCCAGTGGGCTGGCACATCTCCATATGGAAATCATTGGCACACAAG GGAAACCTGCAATTGCTCACAGAGACCTTAAGTCTAAAAATGTCCTGGTGAAGAAGAACGGGACGGCGGTCATTGCAGATCTGGGTTTGGCCGTTAAACACGACTCCAGCACGAATACCATAGACATACCGTCCAACCACAGAGTGGGAACCAAGAG GTACATGGCTCCAGAGATCCTGGATGAGTCGATGAATATGAACAACTTTGAGACATTCAAGAGGGCAGATATCTATTCGCTGGGCCTGGTGTTCTGGGAACTGGCCAGAAGATGCTCTGTGAGAG GGCTTCACGAAGACTTTCAGCTGCCTTATTACGACATGGTGCCTTCAGATCCGTCCATCGAGGACATGAAGAAGGTGGTGTGTGATCAGAGATTCAGACCCAACGTTCCCAACCAGTGGCAGAGCTGCGAG GCTCTGCGAGTGATGGGGAAACTGATGAGAGAGTGCTGGTACGCCAACTCGGCTGCTCGACTCACCGCCCTGCGAGTCAAGAAAACTGTGTCTCAGCTCTCTGTCACCAAGGACATCAAGGATTAG